The Nocardioides humi genome includes a region encoding these proteins:
- a CDS encoding MarR family transcriptional regulator, protein MRLRRRLARERHPDNDLSVSSMAVLYALNRSGDLTVGALAGREQVQPPSMTRTVTALADVGLVERCAHPSDGRQVVVRLTDEGRAVVSADVARRDRWLSRRLEELTADERDVLRRAAPLLQRLAEAD, encoded by the coding sequence ATGCGCCTGCGCCGGCGACTCGCGCGCGAGCGGCACCCCGACAACGACCTCAGCGTCTCCTCGATGGCCGTGCTCTACGCGCTCAACCGGTCCGGCGACCTCACGGTCGGTGCGCTCGCGGGCCGGGAGCAGGTGCAGCCGCCGAGCATGACCCGGACCGTGACGGCGCTGGCCGACGTCGGGCTGGTCGAGCGCTGCGCGCATCCGAGCGACGGCCGCCAGGTCGTCGTACGCCTGACGGACGAGGGGCGGGCGGTCGTCAGCGCCGACGTGGCCCGCCGCGACCGCTGGCTCTCCCGCCGCCTCGAGGAGCTGACCGCCGACGAGCGCGACGTGCTCCGCCGCGCGGCCCCCCTCCTGCAGCGCCTCGCCGAGGCCGACTGA
- a CDS encoding DUF2530 domain-containing protein gives MELRDDQPTQHEFGNRTYLIAPVEPLDVDGVRTVQVGTLLFLVAFVGLLPFYGRLEEDNRTWLLWMCLTGVGLGLLGTEYCKRRRQVRAARDHDE, from the coding sequence GTGGAGCTCCGCGACGACCAGCCGACCCAGCACGAGTTCGGCAACCGGACCTACCTGATCGCGCCGGTCGAGCCGCTCGACGTCGACGGCGTGCGGACCGTCCAGGTCGGCACCCTCCTGTTCCTCGTCGCGTTCGTCGGGCTGCTGCCGTTCTACGGGCGCCTCGAGGAGGACAACCGCACCTGGCTGCTGTGGATGTGCCTGACCGGGGTCGGGCTCGGCCTGCTCGGGACGGAGTACTGCAAGCGCCGTCGCCAGGTCCGCGCCGCCCGCGACCACGATGAGTGA
- a CDS encoding class I SAM-dependent methyltransferase, protein MSESPLPPTRWALGGAEHAGYGTRFAELIADGADVVGEARLADVLVERDARILDAGSGMGRIGAHLLAQGHRVTAAEPDPALVEQSRRMFPDLPVVPLEILALTPEALTAAGAPTAYDLVVCVGNVLAFVAEDTEVDVLRRLGSLLAPGGRILVGYHLAGGPSTARPYPPEELVADVEAAGLRVQHRFGGYDLRPPDDRYAVWVLARD, encoded by the coding sequence ATGAGTGAGTCCCCGCTCCCGCCGACCCGGTGGGCCCTCGGCGGGGCCGAGCACGCCGGGTACGGCACGCGGTTCGCCGAGCTGATCGCCGACGGGGCCGACGTCGTCGGCGAGGCCCGGCTGGCCGACGTGCTCGTCGAGCGCGACGCCCGGATCCTGGACGCCGGCTCCGGGATGGGCCGGATCGGCGCCCATCTGCTCGCGCAGGGCCACCGGGTCACCGCCGCGGAGCCCGACCCGGCGCTGGTGGAGCAGTCCCGGCGCATGTTCCCGGACCTGCCGGTCGTACCTCTGGAGATCCTCGCCCTGACGCCCGAGGCGCTGACCGCGGCCGGCGCCCCCACGGCGTACGACCTCGTCGTCTGCGTCGGCAACGTGCTCGCGTTCGTCGCCGAGGACACCGAGGTCGACGTGCTGCGCCGGCTCGGCTCGCTGCTCGCCCCCGGCGGCCGGATCCTGGTCGGCTACCACCTCGCCGGCGGCCCGTCGACCGCGCGCCCCTACCCGCCCGAGGAGCTCGTCGCCGACGTCGAGGCGGCGGGGCTGCGGGTGCAGCACCGGTTCGGGGGCTACGACCTGCGCCCGCCCGACGACCGGTACGCCGTCTGGGTGCTCGCCCGCGACTGA
- a CDS encoding Clp protease N-terminal domain-containing protein, whose amino-acid sequence MFERFSKDARAAVVLAQEHARDAGADRVAATHLLSAVLASLDEPARAALAALGLTAERARTLSGTVFSAAEEDALRGLGIDLDSVADAVRDRFGADLRRRPGGRRRSGHLPFTRDAKKSLELALREAIRLKAGSIRGEHVLLGALRSDDAEVRAVVDAVSSVPEVRARLVELLGHDAA is encoded by the coding sequence ATGTTCGAACGGTTCAGCAAGGACGCCCGCGCCGCCGTCGTCCTCGCTCAGGAGCACGCGCGGGACGCCGGCGCCGACCGGGTCGCGGCGACCCACCTGCTGAGCGCGGTGCTGGCCTCGCTCGACGAGCCCGCACGCGCCGCGCTCGCCGCGCTGGGCCTGACGGCCGAGCGCGCCCGCACCCTCTCCGGCACGGTCTTCAGCGCCGCGGAGGAGGACGCCCTGCGCGGACTGGGCATCGACCTCGACTCCGTCGCGGACGCGGTCCGCGACCGGTTCGGCGCGGACCTACGGCGCCGGCCCGGCGGCCGGCGCCGCAGCGGCCACCTGCCCTTCACCCGGGACGCGAAGAAGTCGCTCGAGCTCGCCCTGCGCGAGGCGATCCGGCTCAAGGCCGGCTCGATCCGCGGCGAGCACGTGCTGCTCGGCGCACTGCGCAGCGACGACGCCGAGGTACGGGCCGTCGTCGACGCGGTCAGCAGCGTCCCCGAGGTCCGGGCCCGGCTGGTCGAGCTGCTCGGCCACGACGCCGCCTGA
- a CDS encoding DUF3027 domain-containing protein encodes MSTLERKLTDAATADAIDAARSALLEEVDASDVGDHLGHQVDGLRVVTHLFECTRRGYRGWQWAVTLTRASRQRKVTVVEVVLLPGTDAIVAPAWVPYRDRLQPGDMSPGDLLPVTDDDPRLVPTYSFGDDPLDTDEKAQIRQVAKDLGLGRVRVLSPEGRDAAAERWYDGQAGPDAPIAKSAPHHCYSCGFLVRLSGPLSETFGVCANGDANDDGRVVAFQHGCGGHSEVRLTKRQQPQPPAPPVVDTVSLDDLEKF; translated from the coding sequence CCGCCACCGCCGACGCCATCGACGCTGCCCGCTCGGCGCTGCTCGAGGAGGTCGACGCCTCCGACGTCGGCGACCACCTCGGTCACCAGGTCGACGGTCTCCGGGTCGTCACCCACCTCTTCGAGTGCACCCGCCGGGGCTACCGCGGCTGGCAGTGGGCGGTCACGCTCACCCGGGCGTCGCGCCAGCGCAAGGTCACCGTGGTCGAGGTCGTGCTGCTGCCCGGCACCGACGCGATCGTCGCGCCCGCGTGGGTGCCCTACCGCGACCGCCTCCAGCCCGGCGACATGTCGCCCGGCGACCTGCTGCCCGTCACCGACGACGACCCGCGGCTGGTGCCGACGTACTCCTTCGGCGACGACCCGCTCGACACCGACGAGAAGGCGCAGATCCGCCAGGTCGCCAAGGACCTCGGCCTCGGCCGGGTCCGGGTGCTGTCCCCGGAGGGCCGCGACGCCGCCGCCGAGCGCTGGTACGACGGTCAGGCCGGCCCCGACGCGCCGATCGCCAAGTCCGCGCCGCACCACTGCTACTCCTGCGGCTTCCTGGTCCGCCTCAGCGGCCCCCTGTCGGAGACCTTCGGCGTGTGCGCCAACGGCGACGCCAACGACGACGGCCGCGTGGTCGCCTTCCAGCACGGCTGCGGCGGTCACTCCGAGGTGCGGCTGACCAAGCGCCAGCAGCCCCAGCCGCCCGCCCCGCCGGTCGTCGACACCGTCTCGCTGGACGACCTCGAGAAGTTCTGA